The genomic DNA TCTTTTATCAACCACTTTTGCAACTCGTTCAATTTTTGGTTGCTTTAAATTTCTCACATGTTCTCGGTTTGAGGATATTATAATAGGCACAAAAACAACTAATAGTAAACCGATAACTGCAAGTAACATTTGAGGCTTCAGCCTAAACGGGACTACGCAGGTTGTAGTTAAATTACCATTGTGATAAACTGAATGTAATTTGATGATGGGAGTTGAACGGATATATGTAGAACTTTCTTGCTTCGAGATCACGAAAAGAACGGACTCAGCGATCGGCTGTGGTCGTTTTATTTCATCTCTGCAAGAAAGCTCTGCGTTTCGTTTGCGCTCCCTCTCCGGACAGTCATACGGCCCCTTGGAATTGGGCCGTATTTCCTCGTATGGATTAGAGCCGCAAGATAGCACCTTTCTTGCGGCTCTTTTTATTTCCAAACGAAAGGATGATTGCCATGCCCGCCATTCAGGTGACCAATCTCACTTTTGCCTATCCAGGCAGCTATGACCCCATATTCGAAAATGTTCATTTTCAAATTGATACAGACTGGAAGTTGGGCTTTACGGGGCGAAACGGTCGGGGGAAAACGACGTTCTTAAACCTGCTTCAGGGGAAATACGAATACAGCGGTACGATTTCCACACCAGTCGCCTTTGATTATTTTCCGTTTCCCGTCGAACACCCGGAGTATTTGACCTTAGACGTCGTCGAAGAGATCGTGCCAAACTATGAGAACTGGAAGTTAATGCGTGAACTGAACTTGCTTAAGGTTTCAGAAGACGTGTTGTACCGGCCATTCGAATCGCTGTCCCAAGGAGAACAGACGAAGGTATTGCTGGCCGTGCTATTCATCCAAGACAATCGATTTCTGCTCATCGACGAGCCGACCAATCATCTCGACTTGCACGCACGCAAGCTTGTCGCCGATTATCTGAATACGAAGCGCGGTTTTATTCTTGTTTCACACGACCGGGCTTTTCTCGACCGCTGTGTGGATCATATTCTATCGATCAACAAAACGAATATCGAAATCCAAAAAGGCAACTTCTCCAGCTGGTGGACGAACAAAACTCGCCAGGACACGTTCGAAATGGCACAAAACGAAAAGCTGTACAAAGACATACAACGTTTATCTACTTCTGCTAAACGTACTAGCGGCTGGTCTTTCGAGACCGAAAAATCGAAAAACGGCACACGAAATTCCGGTTCCAAGCTTGACAAGGGTTACGTCGGGCATAAGGCAGCAAAAATGATGAAACGCTCGAAATCCATCGAACAGCGGCAACACGCTGCTTTAGAGAAAAAATCGAAACTGCTCCGAAATATCGAACAGTCAGAAAGCCTTGCAATCTCTCAGCTCGTGTATCCCAAATCGGAATTGGCGATGCTGGATCACGTCACGATTTACTATGGGGAAAGAGCGGTTTGCAAGAACGTTTGTCTGACGATCGAACCAGGAGATCGGATTGCAATTTCAGGTCCAAATGGATCAGGTAAGTCTAGCTTGCTCCGTCTACTCAACGACGAGGCGCTACACTATACAGGAACGTTTCAGCGGGAGCCGCAGCTTCGCGTTTCCTATGTATCCCAGAATACTTCTTATCTGCGAGGAACGCTTTCCGATTATGCAGCAGAGCACAGAATTGACGAAAGCTTATTTAAGGCAGTGTTGCGTAAGCTAGATTTCGCCCGCATCCAGTTTGAGAAGGATATATCGGCGTTTAGCGGCGGTCAGAAGAAGAAGGTTCTGATCGCGAGAAGCCTATGTGAGGAGGCTCATCTGCATATTTGGGACGAACCACTCAACTTTGTCGACGTGATTTCCCGGATGCAAATTGAGGAGCTGCTGCTTGAGTACACGCCGACCATTGTATTCGTGGAGCATGATCGGGAATTTCATGACCGTGTCGCCACGAAAACGGTTGAACTCGGTGGGGATTAGAATTTTACAAAGTGACTTGGAGTAAGACATGATTTCAACGGCAGTCTAGGATTTTATTTTCTCGGCCTTGACTGCCGTTGTTTATATTATTGAGTGCAGTCTAATACTATTTCACGAATTCTAAGGGATTTATAATTCTTCTATAGCAGTTTTTGTTTCCATAAAATCATTCTATCTTTATAAAAGAGTAAAAAACCTCTCCGAACGTAGAGAGGTTTTTCTATATCTCTATTTTATTTACGTATAATGCTGTGACACTACGGATTTTATTTAAGTGAAGCTATAGCCTTATTTATTTCTTCTAATCCAGTCTTCAATCCTCTCTTTGCCTTGAAGGAATTATCTCGTAACTTGCAGTATCATTCTTATTTGAATAAATGAATGTTAGTAATGTAACATCTCCCTGTCTCAGGAAAGCATGAAAATTCCGGTAAGCATCTTCCCTATTCATACCTACATCAATAGAGAAATACAAGAAATTTTCATTTATATTATCGCATCTTGCATCACTGACCAAAGGTATGTCCATCTTTTGTGAGTCCTTATATGCTCTTCTTATGATTTGATATGTCGGTGTGTAGAAATATACTAACGATGGGCTTTTTTTATTTACAGCAAATTATTTTCATAAACTTTGATTATCCGGCTAGATTCCTCTTGAAACATATCACTACGATCACTCTCTAACCCTTTGGTTATAGCTAATTGAATTTGTTCGTCCGTGAAATCGTAGTACCAATGATTTTTCGAAACAGAAACGGATGCTTCATCCTGTCTTTTTTCCTCAGATAGAGAAGCAGAAACAAATGCTGTTATAAATACACCTATGACAACAGCTAAGATAATGCACGCACGTTTTATTTTGTTGTTCATGATATATTATTTTACGCTTGCAATTGCGGCATTAATTTCTTCTAATTCAGATTTGTATTTAGATAGTCCTTGCCCTGTCTCAGCTAAATCTTTCTTGGTTTCAGCAACACCCGCTTCACTGGAATAGACTTCTCCAGATCATTTTTTCTCATTTCCATTTTGTGATGCTCCAAGCCTCGAACCTGCCTGACTCCACGACTTTGTCGAAATTAGAATCAGCTTTTGAACTTATCGAAATAGATTGTTCCTTAACTGCCGACGAATCTGTTCACCTTCATTTAGAGCTTTTTTATTATGCGATGCTCCATTCTCATTGGACGACAGAGGACTGATATATGGAAAAAATAATCCAAGGGCTCATAAAAAACAGAATTGAATGATGATTTACGCATCCACTCACTTCGTCACACTTATGCAGTCCTCATGCTTGAAGCTGGTGCAGACATTAAGTT from Paenibacillus sp. FSL R10-2782 includes the following:
- the abc-f gene encoding ABC-F type ribosomal protection protein, whose translation is MPAIQVTNLTFAYPGSYDPIFENVHFQIDTDWKLGFTGRNGRGKTTFLNLLQGKYEYSGTISTPVAFDYFPFPVEHPEYLTLDVVEEIVPNYENWKLMRELNLLKVSEDVLYRPFESLSQGEQTKVLLAVLFIQDNRFLLIDEPTNHLDLHARKLVADYLNTKRGFILVSHDRAFLDRCVDHILSINKTNIEIQKGNFSSWWTNKTRQDTFEMAQNEKLYKDIQRLSTSAKRTSGWSFETEKSKNGTRNSGSKLDKGYVGHKAAKMMKRSKSIEQRQHAALEKKSKLLRNIEQSESLAISQLVYPKSELAMLDHVTIYYGERAVCKNVCLTIEPGDRIAISGPNGSGKSSLLRLLNDEALHYTGTFQREPQLRVSYVSQNTSYLRGTLSDYAAEHRIDESLFKAVLRKLDFARIQFEKDISAFSGGQKKKVLIARSLCEEAHLHIWDEPLNFVDVISRMQIEELLLEYTPTIVFVEHDREFHDRVATKTVELGGD